The Halogeometricum borinquense DSM 11551 genome window below encodes:
- a CDS encoding ABC transporter substrate-binding protein — protein sequence MQRHSSRRQFLGGVAAGAAGLIAGCSSSQSNSDEGFTVALARDPTREKWDVFNGINPYYTHVFEPLVGVTDDMETEPLLATEWRTVDETTWDFSLREDVTFHNGDQLTADAVVRSFDRVFEQWSWVPGWIGVEPDGVTAVDDYTVRFQTAEPFPAFPGTISHNYFGIQHPDTTDKPVGTGPFQVAHVEEEQAVTLAPYDEHRDGTPNPATLTFKWIKDPNTRVLSLQEGSIDVAQKTPKSKASSLAEAAETAIETQLAPEAGFVAVNLYKSPTTDEQLRKALNWAVDQNQLVESVLNGIGEPARGPISSVIPWAIHDDLPTYGPDRDRARELVAESEYDGETLSILINSENTDDRTIAQILSGWLEDINVDSEIRQVDPASFYDKFTSGESHLTLVGFGSNSAACDYLIRAMFHSKGSDNRKLHKQNGTGIYNPGPEIDRLIEKGYRAETMAEKRDYYGEVQRRVVDTGAIIPLYYNEYVFGRQSNVSGIDAHPIDNMVDWSDLSRSN from the coding sequence ATGCAGAGACACTCTTCGAGGCGGCAATTTCTCGGCGGCGTAGCAGCAGGCGCTGCTGGGTTGATTGCGGGTTGTAGTAGCTCACAGTCCAACTCGGACGAAGGGTTCACTGTGGCTCTCGCTCGGGATCCGACACGAGAAAAGTGGGATGTCTTCAACGGTATCAACCCGTACTACACCCACGTATTCGAGCCGTTGGTGGGCGTTACGGATGATATGGAGACCGAACCACTGCTGGCAACTGAGTGGCGGACGGTTGACGAAACGACTTGGGACTTTTCTCTTCGAGAAGACGTTACCTTCCACAACGGTGATCAACTTACCGCTGACGCTGTCGTTCGCTCGTTCGACCGCGTTTTCGAGCAGTGGTCGTGGGTCCCGGGGTGGATCGGAGTCGAACCTGATGGCGTCACGGCAGTTGACGACTACACGGTCAGATTCCAGACAGCAGAGCCGTTTCCTGCATTCCCCGGGACGATCTCGCACAACTACTTTGGGATCCAACATCCCGATACAACTGACAAACCGGTCGGTACAGGACCATTCCAAGTAGCGCATGTCGAAGAGGAACAGGCAGTCACGCTCGCGCCGTACGACGAGCATCGGGACGGAACGCCGAACCCCGCTACGCTCACGTTCAAATGGATCAAAGATCCCAATACGCGCGTTCTCTCGCTTCAGGAGGGGTCAATCGATGTCGCCCAGAAAACCCCGAAAAGCAAGGCTTCGTCGCTTGCGGAGGCCGCCGAAACGGCCATCGAAACGCAACTTGCACCCGAAGCGGGATTCGTCGCAGTCAATCTCTACAAATCGCCAACGACGGACGAACAACTTCGCAAAGCCCTCAACTGGGCTGTCGATCAGAACCAACTCGTTGAGAGCGTCTTGAATGGAATCGGCGAGCCAGCACGAGGCCCCATCTCGTCAGTTATTCCGTGGGCTATCCACGACGACCTCCCGACCTACGGTCCGGACAGAGACCGGGCACGAGAACTGGTCGCAGAGTCCGAATACGACGGCGAAACGCTCTCGATACTGATCAACAGCGAGAACACTGACGATAGAACGATTGCACAGATCCTCTCCGGATGGCTCGAAGACATCAACGTCGATAGCGAGATTCGGCAGGTTGACCCGGCATCGTTCTATGACAAGTTCACATCCGGTGAGTCACATCTGACACTCGTCGGGTTTGGCTCAAACAGCGCCGCCTGTGATTATCTCATTCGAGCGATGTTCCACTCGAAGGGAAGTGATAACCGGAAACTGCACAAGCAAAACGGAACCGGTATCTACAACCCCGGTCCGGAAATCGACCGCCTCATCGAGAAGGGATACCGGGCTGAGACAATGGCGGAGAAGCGCGATTACTACGGAGAAGTACAACGACGAGTCGTTGACACTGGTGCGATCATACCGCTGTACTACAACGAGTACGTCTTCGGACGACAGTCGAACGTCTCCGGAATCGACGCTCATCCGATCGACAATATGGTGGATTGGTCCGATCTTTCTCGGAGTAACTGA
- the nikB gene encoding nickel ABC transporter permease, which yields MNGQEVLRRLLTMGVVLLGVSLLTYGMIFVTPGDPARTILTQQMDGQTPSQEAVEQFREENGLDDPFLVQYTRWMGDVVRGDLGQSYYSDQAVTAMIVQRLPNTVALAVASMLVAITIAVPAGIASAVNPGSRLDYTAQFGSLVGVSMPNFWLGYLLIITCSLWLDIFPVAGAGGLEYLVLPALTLGSGMAAIITRLVRTAMLDVLDAAYIRTAQSKGLRERIVIYKHAFRNALVPVVTIIGLQLSYVLNGAVVVEAVFQRPGLGTLLVDAIFARDYPIIQGVTLLIGVIFVLTNFAVDLTYSRLDPRIGLGGEPT from the coding sequence ATGAACGGGCAGGAAGTTCTCAGGCGACTGCTGACAATGGGGGTCGTCCTGCTCGGCGTCTCACTTCTCACGTACGGGATGATATTCGTCACGCCCGGCGACCCCGCGCGAACGATACTGACTCAGCAGATGGATGGACAGACGCCGTCCCAAGAAGCAGTCGAGCAGTTCCGCGAGGAAAACGGGCTTGACGACCCGTTTTTGGTGCAGTACACGCGCTGGATGGGTGATGTGGTTCGTGGCGACCTCGGCCAGTCGTATTATAGCGATCAGGCGGTGACGGCGATGATCGTACAGCGATTGCCTAATACGGTTGCGCTCGCCGTCGCCTCGATGCTCGTTGCGATCACGATTGCGGTCCCTGCCGGAATCGCAAGCGCAGTCAACCCGGGTAGCCGGCTCGATTACACCGCACAGTTCGGTTCACTCGTCGGTGTTTCGATGCCGAACTTCTGGCTTGGGTACCTGCTCATCATCACCTGCTCTCTCTGGCTCGATATATTCCCCGTGGCGGGTGCGGGCGGGCTCGAATATTTGGTCCTCCCAGCGCTGACGCTTGGATCGGGGATGGCGGCGATCATCACCCGGTTGGTTCGAACAGCGATGCTTGACGTACTCGATGCCGCCTACATTCGAACCGCTCAATCGAAGGGTCTGCGCGAGCGAATCGTGATCTACAAACACGCCTTCCGGAACGCGCTCGTTCCCGTCGTGACGATCATCGGATTACAGTTGAGTTACGTTCTCAACGGTGCGGTCGTCGTCGAGGCCGTGTTTCAACGGCCGGGTCTCGGAACGCTACTGGTTGATGCGATCTTCGCACGCGATTACCCGATTATTCAGGGCGTGACGCTACTCATCGGTGTCATCTTTGTCCTGACGAACTTCGCGGTCGATCTGACCTACAGCCGACTCGACCCACGAATCGGTCTCGGGGGTGAACCGACGTGA
- the nikC gene encoding nickel transporter permease, translating to MPTQRTTDKRRQWTDIVPANRLTQFGVVVVFGLLVLAVFGPMVSPYDPVEQHLLNRLQPPSLAHPLGTDQLGRDVLTRLLYGARLSLGIAVAVTAVRLVVGAAVGLVAGYAGGWVDEALMRLVDTLLAFPGIILALVIAGILGPSLVNMMLALAVVGWASYARLVRSSVLSLREREFVTASRLLGRSRLHVATSHLIPNIVAPVVVLATLDIGGVILGTAGLSFLGLGAQPPTPEWGTMLASGRNYLRQAWWLVNAPGICIMLAVLGFNLLGDRLRETLSPTQSAQIEQL from the coding sequence GTGCCGACACAGCGAACGACCGACAAGCGGCGACAGTGGACTGATATCGTTCCCGCGAATCGCCTCACGCAGTTCGGTGTTGTCGTCGTATTCGGGCTGCTCGTACTCGCGGTGTTCGGGCCGATGGTGTCTCCGTACGATCCGGTCGAACAGCATCTCCTCAACCGACTGCAGCCTCCATCGCTGGCACATCCGCTCGGAACCGACCAACTCGGCCGCGACGTACTCACGCGCCTCCTCTACGGTGCCAGATTATCACTCGGCATTGCAGTCGCTGTGACGGCTGTGCGACTCGTCGTCGGAGCGGCAGTCGGTCTCGTCGCCGGTTACGCTGGCGGATGGGTCGATGAGGCGCTGATGCGACTCGTAGATACGTTGCTCGCGTTCCCCGGCATCATCCTCGCACTCGTTATCGCTGGGATTCTCGGCCCGAGTCTCGTGAACATGATGCTCGCGCTGGCGGTGGTTGGCTGGGCGTCCTACGCCAGGTTGGTTCGGAGCAGTGTTCTCTCGCTTCGAGAACGGGAGTTCGTAACCGCTTCGAGGCTCCTCGGTCGCTCCCGGCTACACGTCGCTACGTCCCACTTGATTCCGAACATCGTCGCACCCGTCGTCGTTCTCGCCACACTCGATATCGGTGGAGTCATACTCGGGACTGCTGGGCTGTCGTTCCTCGGTCTGGGTGCCCAACCACCGACACCCGAGTGGGGGACGATGCTCGCGTCGGGGCGAAACTACCTGCGCCAAGCGTGGTGGCTCGTCAATGCTCCTGGCATCTGTATCATGCTCGCTGTCCTCGGATTCAACCTCCTCGGTGACCGACTCAGAGAAACACTCTCGCCGACCCAGTCGGCACAAATCGAGCAGTTGTGA
- a CDS encoding ABC transporter ATP-binding protein, translating into MTETLLRVEDLHTRFDTDRGTVHAVDGVTFSVDRGEIVGLIGESGSGKSVTAQSILRLEDPGRITDGTIRFDGTELTTADEATLRRIRGNEISMVFQDPTETLNPVFSVGEQIAEAVRIHETDSRQRLLDFLGVPLFRNRSAWADARERAIELLEQMDIPNPESRSSAYPHEFSGGLRQRAVLAIALASDPALLVADEPTTALDTTTQADILRRIRALRDERGIGVLLISHDIGVIAQTCDRVVVVYGGQVMEAGPVDQVLTDPEHPYTRTLLDCSVRNRAPGERVRSVERTPVDSIGGHKGCPFADRCQHATSACRAGQIPTIELDAGHRAACVEAPLATDQPSPQRTERTVPDGGETNDRPGM; encoded by the coding sequence GTGACTGAGACACTACTTCGCGTCGAAGACTTGCACACGCGCTTCGACACTGACCGTGGAACTGTCCACGCGGTTGACGGTGTGACATTCAGCGTCGATCGCGGAGAAATAGTCGGTCTCATCGGTGAGAGCGGGAGCGGCAAGTCCGTTACCGCACAATCGATCCTCCGACTAGAAGATCCCGGGCGGATCACGGACGGAACGATACGGTTCGACGGAACCGAGCTAACTACCGCTGACGAAGCGACGCTCCGCCGAATTCGGGGGAATGAAATCTCGATGGTCTTTCAGGATCCGACCGAGACGCTGAACCCGGTGTTTTCGGTCGGTGAACAGATTGCCGAAGCGGTACGAATACACGAGACCGACTCTCGGCAGCGTCTTCTCGATTTTCTCGGCGTGCCGCTATTTCGGAATCGTTCGGCGTGGGCAGACGCACGCGAACGCGCTATCGAGTTGCTGGAACAGATGGATATCCCGAACCCGGAATCCCGCTCGTCGGCATACCCACACGAGTTCTCTGGTGGACTGCGTCAGCGTGCGGTCCTCGCAATTGCATTGGCGAGTGATCCCGCGTTACTGGTCGCTGACGAGCCGACGACAGCGCTGGATACGACGACCCAAGCGGATATTCTTCGGCGAATCCGCGCCCTAAGAGACGAGCGCGGAATCGGTGTCCTCCTCATCTCTCACGATATCGGCGTCATCGCACAAACCTGTGATCGCGTCGTCGTCGTGTACGGCGGGCAAGTGATGGAAGCCGGACCAGTTGATCAGGTGTTGACCGACCCGGAACACCCCTACACCCGAACGCTTCTCGACTGTTCGGTCCGAAATAGAGCGCCGGGCGAACGGGTTCGCTCAGTCGAGCGAACGCCCGTCGATTCTATCGGCGGCCACAAGGGATGTCCGTTTGCTGACCGGTGTCAGCACGCGACGTCGGCGTGTCGCGCGGGACAAATTCCAACCATCGAACTCGATGCTGGACATCGAGCGGCCTGCGTAGAAGCACCGCTTGCCACGGATCAACCGTCACCGCAGCGGACGGAACGGACAGTACCCGATGGGGGTGAGACGAATGACAGACCAGGAATGTAA
- a CDS encoding oligopeptide/dipeptide ABC transporter ATP-binding protein, translating to MTDQECNVNGSQPRRPVIELQNVSKAFSSDRSFLDLLRDDEPPAKAVCDASLAVRDGETVGLVGESGCGKSTLAKLLTGQLTPDHGQVLLDGTCVGGYSDRSPAQRRRIGVVFQHVRQSFDPRWPISRSLTEALDDSGTDTEDGSDLDGIDGLLQSVSLPSHIADRYPRELSGGQLQRVALARALAHSPDVIVLDEPVSGLDMATQATILNLLEDVQQRFGVGYVFISHDLDVVQYLADRLAVMYAGEIVETGPANELFRHPSHPYTEALLRAIPSDDPRDEHPTPLRGDPPDPADRPAGCPFHPRCSAATAECAERHPDFEMIGNARVRCLHAPDATSEHGSEHGDDERAISELQ from the coding sequence ATGACAGACCAGGAATGTAACGTGAACGGATCACAACCGAGAAGGCCGGTTATCGAGTTACAGAACGTCTCGAAAGCGTTCTCGTCGGATCGGTCGTTCCTCGATTTGCTGCGGGACGACGAGCCACCAGCCAAAGCCGTCTGTGACGCTTCACTGGCCGTTCGAGACGGTGAAACGGTTGGGCTCGTCGGGGAGAGCGGATGCGGTAAATCTACCCTCGCAAAACTTCTCACTGGCCAACTGACACCCGATCACGGGCAGGTTCTTCTCGACGGCACCTGTGTCGGCGGATACAGCGACCGGTCTCCCGCTCAGCGTCGTCGCATTGGTGTCGTGTTTCAGCACGTTCGGCAGAGTTTCGATCCGCGGTGGCCGATCAGTCGGTCACTTACCGAGGCGCTCGATGACTCGGGGACTGACACCGAGGACGGATCGGATCTCGACGGGATTGATGGCTTGTTGCAGAGTGTGAGTCTCCCCTCACACATCGCCGACCGATATCCGCGAGAACTGTCCGGTGGCCAACTCCAGCGTGTCGCGTTGGCACGAGCGCTGGCGCATAGCCCTGACGTGATCGTCCTCGACGAGCCGGTGTCTGGTCTCGACATGGCGACGCAGGCGACGATTCTCAACTTGCTTGAGGACGTACAACAGCGATTCGGCGTCGGATACGTGTTCATCTCACACGATCTCGATGTCGTCCAGTATCTCGCAGATCGGCTCGCAGTCATGTACGCTGGCGAAATCGTCGAAACCGGGCCAGCGAATGAACTGTTCCGGCATCCGAGTCACCCCTACACCGAAGCGTTGCTCCGCGCAATTCCGAGCGATGACCCTCGGGACGAACATCCGACTCCGCTTCGCGGTGATCCGCCGGATCCCGCTGACCGACCGGCAGGGTGTCCGTTTCATCCGCGTTGCTCCGCTGCGACTGCAGAGTGTGCTGAGCGCCACCCTGACTTCGAGATGATCGGAAACGCACGTGTCCGGTGCCTTCACGCGCCGGATGCGACGAGCGAGCATGGGAGCGAGCATGGTGACGATGAACGAGCAATTTCTGAACTGCAATGA
- a CDS encoding NAD(P)-binding protein: protein MTETHETMTDSYDIAIVGGGPAGSAAGVFLARADFEVLLFDHGQSTLQKCAFLENYLGFPAGISPTDFRELTREHTDAVGCNRLEAAVERISETSDGGFRVHSREGTYGTRYVLVTSWAETDYLSPLGVETVPEKHPGEVQVVMTDDDGETTVDGVYAAGRVTETYHQAIVNAGDGARVARSIIERERPEFYNDWVVPEGYYERYDRAVPAGVEEISHEERRERERRAAKKMAAFFNKHQ from the coding sequence ATGACTGAGACACACGAAACGATGACTGACAGCTACGATATCGCAATCGTCGGCGGCGGCCCTGCTGGCTCGGCGGCCGGCGTCTTTCTGGCTCGCGCCGACTTTGAGGTACTGCTCTTTGACCACGGACAATCGACACTCCAGAAGTGTGCATTCCTCGAAAACTACCTTGGTTTCCCGGCCGGAATCTCGCCGACGGACTTCCGGGAACTGACCCGCGAACACACCGATGCCGTCGGTTGTAACCGCCTCGAAGCAGCCGTAGAACGCATTTCGGAAACGTCCGACGGCGGGTTCCGCGTTCACAGTCGGGAGGGGACGTACGGTACTCGGTACGTCCTCGTCACGTCGTGGGCGGAGACGGACTACCTTTCTCCGCTCGGCGTTGAGACGGTTCCGGAGAAACACCCGGGAGAGGTCCAAGTAGTGATGACGGACGACGATGGAGAGACGACTGTTGATGGAGTCTACGCCGCAGGCCGGGTCACAGAAACGTATCATCAGGCGATTGTGAACGCTGGTGACGGAGCGCGGGTCGCGCGGTCCATCATCGAACGCGAACGGCCGGAGTTCTATAACGATTGGGTCGTCCCAGAAGGGTACTACGAACGCTACGATAGGGCTGTCCCAGCAGGCGTCGAAGAGATATCACACGAGGAACGCCGCGAACGCGAGCGACGGGCCGCCAAGAAGATGGCAGCGTTCTTCAACAAGCATCAGTAG
- a CDS encoding sugar phosphate isomerase/epimerase family protein, whose protein sequence is MAQIAIQLYSVHELDDDTATILEHVAETDLDGVEFFRLDEADDIADTLDRTDLGVAGVHVGLESLEDNFAETVDVWSQLGIETFVVPWADPKHFETHETIEALAERLSAIAAKLDQRGYSLHYHNHDHEFVTLDDEYALEILAENAPEVGLELDLGWAGAAGAEPLSLVESYADRIDLLHVKDYDTETGSPAKVGEGDLDLAGVASAVREYDIEWLIYEYEDAPDTYETVEHASESMSYFQ, encoded by the coding sequence ATGGCACAGATAGCTATTCAGCTATACTCGGTTCACGAACTGGACGACGATACCGCGACGATTCTCGAACATGTGGCCGAAACCGATCTCGACGGTGTCGAGTTCTTTCGTCTCGACGAAGCCGACGACATCGCCGATACGCTCGACCGAACGGATCTCGGAGTGGCGGGCGTTCACGTCGGACTCGAATCTCTCGAAGACAACTTCGCGGAGACTGTCGATGTGTGGAGCCAGCTTGGCATCGAGACGTTCGTCGTTCCGTGGGCCGACCCGAAACACTTCGAGACGCACGAGACAATCGAGGCACTAGCCGAACGCCTCTCAGCGATTGCAGCCAAGCTTGACCAGCGCGGTTACAGTTTGCACTATCACAACCACGACCACGAGTTCGTCACACTCGATGACGAGTACGCGCTCGAAATCTTAGCTGAGAACGCACCGGAGGTCGGTCTCGAACTCGATCTCGGATGGGCTGGCGCTGCCGGTGCGGAACCGCTCTCACTTGTTGAATCCTACGCCGACCGCATCGACCTCCTGCACGTCAAGGACTACGACACCGAAACCGGGAGCCCCGCGAAAGTCGGCGAGGGAGACCTTGATCTCGCCGGCGTCGCCTCGGCTGTAAGAGAGTACGACATCGAGTGGCTGATCTACGAGTATGAGGACGCACCGGACACCTACGAGACCGTCGAACACGCCAGTGAGTCGATGTCTTACTTTCAGTGA
- a CDS encoding universal stress protein, which produces MDRGVVTIDDTESHRELLCEAAEHAESADAELLLLRFLDEKTYEQEIETLETIGNIENVNYTADEVTEAVTANTRELAEVVLEEFDVDFNVAVSVTSDKRRADRLIETGAAHDCDHAFIVGESRSPTGKALFGDFAQNVILNFGGYVTVTFDKRQ; this is translated from the coding sequence ATGGACCGTGGAGTGGTCACTATCGACGACACCGAATCGCATCGAGAACTGTTATGTGAGGCCGCCGAGCACGCCGAAAGTGCCGATGCCGAACTGTTACTGTTGCGATTTCTCGACGAGAAAACGTACGAGCAGGAGATCGAGACGCTAGAGACGATCGGCAACATCGAGAACGTCAACTACACGGCCGACGAGGTGACGGAGGCAGTAACGGCAAACACCCGAGAGCTAGCGGAGGTAGTGCTCGAAGAGTTCGATGTCGATTTCAACGTCGCCGTCTCGGTAACGTCGGACAAGAGACGCGCAGACCGCCTCATCGAGACGGGCGCAGCACACGACTGTGACCACGCTTTCATCGTCGGGGAGTCGCGTTCGCCGACCGGAAAGGCGCTGTTCGGTGATTTCGCACAGAACGTCATCCTCAACTTCGGCGGCTACGTGACCGTCACATTCGACAAGCGGCAGTGA
- a CDS encoding oligopeptide/dipeptide ABC transporter ATP-binding protein: MRQTRPTTREEPLISLRDVEVHFENERGLFDFGSDPRVVRAVDGVSFDVEENDVISLVGESGCGKTTLGKSVIGLQRPTGGTINYRGHDMWEIRDGTSDANIDWKDVRTSLQIIHQDPGSSLNPNRRLIAILSEPLRQTHPELSAGEKRERIYSLLERVGMNPAADFAERYPHQLSGGEQQRVALCRALLMNPDVILADEAISALDVSLRVEMMDLMLDLQEEFGTSYVFISHDLSNARYFSQHGGGKIGVMYLGELAEFGPAEDVINDPQHPYTKVLRWATPNLSERKTGRLPMRKIDIPDPVNPPAGCRFHTRCPEARAVCKQQHPAATTVGDQSVTCFRMHDDHEYWNSPELEADEAAITADD, translated from the coding sequence ATGAGACAGACCAGACCGACTACTCGAGAAGAACCGCTGATTTCGCTCCGCGACGTCGAAGTGCATTTCGAGAACGAGCGTGGACTCTTCGACTTCGGTTCCGATCCACGCGTCGTTCGTGCCGTCGATGGCGTCAGCTTCGATGTCGAGGAGAACGACGTTATCTCGCTCGTCGGAGAGAGCGGGTGCGGAAAAACCACGCTCGGAAAGAGCGTTATCGGCCTGCAGAGACCAACTGGTGGGACGATCAACTACCGTGGCCACGACATGTGGGAGATCCGAGACGGCACGAGCGACGCGAATATCGATTGGAAGGACGTGCGAACGTCACTGCAGATTATCCATCAGGATCCGGGGAGTTCACTGAACCCCAACCGCCGGTTGATTGCAATCCTCTCGGAACCGCTTCGGCAGACGCACCCGGAACTCAGCGCAGGTGAGAAGCGCGAACGAATCTATTCGCTTCTCGAACGCGTCGGAATGAATCCGGCGGCTGACTTCGCCGAGCGGTATCCGCACCAACTCTCCGGCGGCGAACAACAGCGGGTCGCACTGTGCCGAGCGCTGTTGATGAACCCAGACGTGATCCTCGCCGACGAAGCGATCAGCGCACTCGACGTTTCGCTCCGTGTCGAGATGATGGACCTGATGCTCGATCTGCAAGAGGAGTTCGGAACGTCGTACGTGTTCATCTCGCACGATCTCTCGAACGCCCGGTACTTCAGCCAGCACGGCGGCGGGAAAATCGGCGTGATGTATCTCGGTGAACTCGCAGAGTTCGGCCCTGCAGAGGATGTCATCAACGATCCACAACACCCGTATACGAAGGTGTTACGCTGGGCGACGCCGAACCTCTCGGAGCGTAAGACCGGTCGCCTGCCGATGCGGAAAATCGACATCCCAGATCCGGTGAATCCACCCGCTGGGTGTCGATTCCACACGCGGTGCCCCGAGGCACGTGCAGTCTGCAAGCAGCAGCATCCGGCGGCGACAACGGTCGGCGATCAGTCGGTCACCTGCTTCCGCATGCACGACGACCACGAGTACTGGAACAGCCCGGAACTCGAAGCAGACGAAGCGGCGATCACGGCCGACGACTAG
- a CDS encoding ABC transporter ATP-binding protein, with protein MANQREELDGSLSVDDPILSLRNASVTFDEGNSFVLNDVSLDLGRGEILGIVGESGSGKSMLAEAMLDAIPDPGVLQGEIIYRPDSDTDIDILELNKNELRSMRWEQISMVFQGAMSSFNPTMKVGAHFRETIQAHDADVKAGMSRAREALADVYLDPERVLDSYPHELSGGMQQRALIALSIVLEPDILVMDEPTAALDLLMQRSILLLLEDLKEKYDLTMVFITHDLPLVAALADRMAIMYAFDLVEAGPTDEIIDHAAHPYTRALLNSTPNLDAPLEEMRPIAGQSPAPINVPSGCSYHPRCPLADEQCRSVDPHFHDTGEAHGTACFHWQQARDDIELNYKASVSANPNTPARGDD; from the coding sequence ATGGCGAACCAACGGGAAGAACTCGATGGCAGTCTGTCGGTCGATGATCCAATCCTCTCGCTTCGGAACGCGTCAGTCACGTTCGACGAGGGGAACTCGTTCGTTCTCAACGACGTCAGTCTCGACCTCGGGCGGGGGGAAATCCTCGGTATCGTCGGCGAAAGCGGGTCCGGCAAGTCGATGCTCGCGGAGGCGATGCTCGATGCGATTCCCGATCCCGGCGTGCTACAGGGCGAAATTATCTACCGTCCCGATTCTGACACCGACATCGACATTCTCGAACTCAACAAAAACGAGTTGCGGTCGATGCGCTGGGAGCAGATTTCGATGGTCTTCCAGGGAGCGATGAGTTCATTCAATCCCACGATGAAGGTCGGCGCGCACTTCCGCGAGACGATTCAGGCGCACGATGCCGACGTCAAAGCGGGAATGAGTCGGGCACGGGAAGCACTGGCGGACGTCTATCTCGACCCGGAGCGCGTTCTCGATTCGTATCCCCACGAGTTGAGTGGCGGGATGCAACAGCGTGCGCTGATCGCGTTGAGCATCGTCCTCGAACCCGACATCTTGGTGATGGACGAACCGACTGCGGCGCTCGACCTGCTGATGCAGCGCTCGATACTGCTGTTGCTCGAAGACCTAAAAGAGAAGTACGATCTGACGATGGTGTTTATCACCCACGACCTGCCGCTCGTCGCGGCGCTGGCCGACCGAATGGCCATTATGTACGCATTCGATCTTGTCGAGGCGGGCCCAACCGACGAAATAATCGACCACGCGGCCCACCCGTACACTCGGGCGCTACTGAACTCGACACCGAATCTCGACGCGCCGCTCGAAGAGATGCGTCCGATAGCGGGCCAAAGTCCCGCACCGATCAACGTCCCAAGCGGGTGTTCGTACCATCCGCGGTGTCCGCTCGCGGACGAACAGTGCCGCAGTGTGGATCCGCACTTCCACGACACGGGTGAAGCCCATGGAACCGCGTGCTTCCACTGGCAACAAGCCCGCGACGATATCGAACTGAACTACAAAGCCTCAGTCAGCGCAAACCCCAACACCCCCGCACGAGGTGACGACTGA
- a CDS encoding ABC transporter permease, whose translation MKHTDTDTVDGSEFTFETSSSVETSRRERLSEFYEEFIYKPGLVAWSDWRTRIGSLLLVVYILMGTVGAWVWRYPSTNQAPRFVPPLQNLNYPLGTTATGQDLAALIIHATPDMLIMVTAGGIWATGIALVIGTVAGYKGGSIDRLLTSASDVAMSIPGLPLIMVLAVVFSPENPILIGILITINYWAGLGRAIRSQVLTIRGNSYVEASRTMGVSTTRILTKDIIPNLMPYVLVSFVNAARYVIFASVGLYFLGILPFSTLNWGVTLNLAYTTGGALYLPSLAYWLIAPMVAIMGLSLAMILLAQGLDRVFNPRVRTRLAGESTSTAEGDEEDTVTGVLT comes from the coding sequence GTGAAACATACTGACACAGACACAGTTGACGGAAGTGAGTTCACCTTCGAAACTAGCTCTAGCGTCGAGACCAGCCGACGCGAGCGTCTCAGCGAGTTCTACGAAGAGTTCATCTACAAACCGGGACTCGTCGCGTGGAGCGATTGGCGGACGCGAATCGGGTCGCTTCTCCTCGTCGTCTACATCCTCATGGGAACGGTCGGTGCGTGGGTCTGGCGATATCCATCGACGAATCAGGCTCCGCGATTCGTTCCACCGCTCCAGAACTTGAACTATCCGTTGGGGACCACCGCGACCGGACAAGACCTTGCGGCGCTTATCATTCACGCGACGCCGGATATGCTGATTATGGTGACGGCCGGCGGTATCTGGGCGACGGGCATCGCGCTCGTGATCGGAACTGTCGCGGGGTACAAAGGCGGATCAATCGACCGTCTGCTGACCTCGGCCTCCGACGTTGCGATGTCCATCCCCGGACTTCCGCTTATCATGGTTCTCGCGGTCGTCTTCAGTCCCGAGAATCCGATACTGATCGGGATCCTCATCACCATCAACTACTGGGCAGGCCTCGGTCGTGCGATCCGCTCGCAAGTTCTGACCATCCGCGGAAATTCCTACGTCGAAGCCTCGCGGACGATGGGAGTCAGTACGACTCGTATCCTGACGAAAGATATCATCCCGAACCTCATGCCGTACGTACTCGTCAGTTTCGTCAACGCTGCGCGGTACGTGATCTTCGCCTCCGTCGGGTTGTACTTCCTCGGGATTCTCCCGTTCTCGACGCTGAACTGGGGTGTCACGCTGAATCTCGCCTACACGACCGGCGGTGCGCTTTATCTCCCGTCGCTCGCTTACTGGTTGATCGCTCCGATGGTCGCAATCATGGGCCTCTCGCTTGCGATGATCCTTCTCGCGCAGGGTCTCGACCGCGTGTTCAACCCGCGCGTTCGGACACGTCTCGCCGGTGAGTCCACATCGACCGCAGAAGGCGACGAAGAGGACACCGTCACGGGGGTGCTAACCTGA